The proteins below come from a single Fusarium verticillioides 7600 chromosome 3, whole genome shotgun sequence genomic window:
- a CDS encoding histone acetyltransferase type B catalytic subunit, with translation MANIEEWLANANEAIHISLVSPSESGLQHLATFNPRHTYSIFGEEEQIFGYKDLKVSLRFRANDMRPHLKTSYSKKFNLDGGPEPTDVAAVLKEGNHLPKIAFVTGSDFEESSKLIGDNWVPPGTLHATFDSPDGEYEIWRGNLADPAIQQLNSRLQIFVPLFIEGGTYIGQDPEMVSTELDLSDADRWTFFALYQKRKVADKTSYVFVGYSTIYRFYYFQPPTPPASPRSDEWELPNGEVDLAELPSRTRLSQFVILPPFQGKGNGARLYKTIFEHYHKISQTYEFTVEDPNEAFDDLRDICDLQFLRTMPDFNDLRLDTSVTLPKKGTLPKLIVGSDKLETIRLQAKIAPRQFGRVLEMHLMSQLPKSVRPTMDIDGDKPEATQADKLQSKIWSLIVKQRLYRHNKDVLSQIEPHERVDKLDDTLQGVGLEYARILAALERSAKHSQSQSVANGKRKIGAEETEQDPGSKKARVEDS, from the exons ATGGCAAACATCGAGGAGT GGcttgccaacgccaacgagGCGATTCATATCAGCCTGGTGTCTCCCTCCGAATCtggccttcaacatctgGCTACATTTAACCCTCGACACACATACTCGATTTTTGGCGAGGAAGAACAGATCTTTGGGTACAAAGATCTTAAGGTCAGCCTGCGGTTTCGCGCGAACGACATGCGACCGCACTTGAAGACATCCTACAGCAAGAAATTCAACCTTGATGGAGGCCCTGAGCCTACTGATGTGGCTGCTGTTCTTAAAGAAGGCAATCATTTGCCTAAAA TCGCCTTTGTCACAGGAAGCGATTTCGAAGAGAGCTCCAAGCTAATTGGCGATAACTGGGTACCGCCTGGAACCCTCCATGCGACCTTCGATAGTCCTGATGGCGAGTACGAAATTTGGCGTGGAAACCTCGCCGATCCAGCTATCCAGCAACTCAACAGCCGCCTACAGATATTTGTTCCTCTTTTCATCGAAGGCGGCACTTATATCGGCCAAGATCCTGAGATGGTCTCCACAGAGCTTGATCTCTCTGATGCCGATCGATGGACTTTCTTTGCCCTTTACCAGAAGCGAAAGGTGGCGGACAAGACCTCATATGTGTTTGTAGGCTACTCAACCATCTACCGATTTTACTATTTCCAACCGCCCACGCCCCCAGCGTCGCCTCGAAGCGATGAGTGGGAGCTGCCAAATGGTGAGGTGGACCTCGCCGAGTTGCCCTCCCGAACAAGACTATCTCAATTCGTTATTTTGCCCCCTTTCCAGGGCAAAGGTAACGGAGCACGACTCTACAAGACCATCTTCGAGCACTACCATAAGATTTCACAGACGTATGAGTTCACTGTGGAGGACCCAAATGAAGCCTTCGATGACTTGCGAGACATCTGTGATTTGCAATTCCTCCGCACGATGCCCGACTTCAATGACCTGCGGCTTGATACGAGCGTTACCCTTCCTAAGAAGGGAACTCTGCCAAAACTGATTGTCGGTagtgacaagcttgagactATCCGACTTCAGGCTAAGATTGCACCTCGCCAGTTCGGTCGAGTCCTAGAAATGCATCTCATGTCTCAACTTCCCAAATCAGTACGGCCGACAATGGACATTGATGGAGACAAGCCAGAAGCTACACAGGCCGACAAGCTCCAGAGCAAGATCTGGAGCTTGATTGTTAAACAGCGACTGTACCGTCACAACAAAGATGTCCTGTCTCAAATCGAACCTCATGAGCgcgttgacaagctcgaTGATACTCTGCAGGGTGTTGGACTAGAGTATGCGCGTATCCTCGCTGCCTTGGAACGTTCAGCGAAGCACTCTCAAAGCCAATCAGTAGCGAATGGCAAGCGAAAGATAGGTGCAGAGGAGACCGAACAGGATCCGGGTAGCAAGAAAGCTCGCGTTGAGGATTCTTAG
- a CDS encoding AGC/PKA protein kinase (At least one base has a quality score < 10), whose protein sequence is MSAINLHQPSYGAGSPMNHDHQNLPSINNLINPPQQQHNAQGNSYNNGQTNPQYLAATIDSHRPQTVSPGTDPAALQQQQQQALPQPSMLPQQQQSQAQQQHQQPSQQFQQQQNQSQNQAQQQQQYQHQPHHQQNASTGSVMRVTKGKYSLGDFDILRTLGTGSFGRVHLVQSKHNQRFYAVKVLKKAQVVKMKQVEHTNDERRMLADVKHPFLITLWGTFQDPKNLYMVMDFVEGGELFSLLRKSGRFPNPVAKFYAAEVTLALEYLHSKNIIYRDLKPENLLLDRHGHLKITDFGFAKRVPDKTWTLCGTPDYLAPEVVSNKGYNKSVDWWSLGILIYEMLCGYTPFWDSGSPMKIYENILKGKVKYPAYVNADAQNLLERLITADLTKRLGNLYGGPDDVKTHPWFAEVTWDRLARKDIDAPYTPPVKAGAGDASQFDRYPEDPEKYGVVTAPDEYGHMFTEF, encoded by the exons atGAGCGCAATTAACCTCCATCAACCCTCATACGGTGCGGGCAGTCCTATGAATCACGATCATCAAAACCTACCCAGCATCAATAACCTCATCAACCcgccccagcagcagcacaaTGCCCAGGGCAATTCCTACAACAACGGCCAGACCAACCCGCAGTACCTAGCCGCCACGATAGACAGCCATCGACCGCAGACCGTCAGTCCCGGAACTGATCCCGCAGCcctccaacagcagcagcagcaagctctgCCACAGCCAAGTATGCTTccgcaacagcaacagtcGCAGGcgcagcaacaacatcagcagccatctcagcaGTTCCAACAACAGCAGAACCAGAGTCAGAATCAAgcgcaacagcaacaacagtACCAACACCAGCCGCACCATCAACAGAACGCTAGCACTGGTTCAGTCATGCGCGTAACAAAAGGAAAATACTCGTTGGGTGACTTCGATATCTTGAGGACGCTTGGAACTGGTAGCTTCGGTCGAGTACATTTAGTCCAATCGAAGCACAACCAGCGTTTCTATGCGGTCAAGgtgctcaagaaggcccAGGTGGTCAAAATGAAGCAAGTCGAACATACCAATGACGAACGCCGCATGCTAGCTGACGTCAAACACCCTTTCCTTATCACCCTCTGGGGCACGTTCCAGGACCCCAAGAACCTCTACATGGTGATGGATTTTGTTGAAGGTGGAGAGCTGTTTTCACTTCTGAGGAAGTCGGGA CGTTTTCCTAACCCCGTTGCCAAATTCTACGCCGCCGAGGTCACTTTAGCCTTGGAATACCTCCATTCAAAGAACATTATATACCGCGATCTCAAGCCGGAAAATTTGCTGCTCGATCGGCATGGCCATCTGAAGATCACAGATTTCGGTTTCGCGAAGCGTGTGCCTGATAAGACGTGGACTTTGTGTGGCACTCCGGATTACCTAGCGCCTGAAGTGGTCTCTAACAAAGGCTACAACAAATCCGTGGATTG GTGGTCCCTGGGCATCCTGATATACGAAATGCTTTGCGGTTACACCCCCTTCTGGGATAGTGGATCTCCCATGAAGATCTACGAAAACATTCTCAAGGGCAAAGTGAAATATCCGGCATACGTCAACGCGGACGCTCAAAATCTTCTTGAGCGTCTGATCACAGCCGACCTCACAAAGCGATTAGGTAATCTCTACGGAGGCCCAGATGACGTGAAGACCCATCCTTGGTTCGCTGAAGTCACCTGGGATCGATTAGCCAGGAAGGACATTGACGCACCTTACACGCCACCAGTCAAGGCGGGTGCTGGAGACGCCAGTCAATTCGATCGTTACCCTGAAGATCCCGAGAAGTACGGAGTGGTTACGGCACCagatga GTACGGTCACATGTTTACGGAGTTTTAA
- a CDS encoding AGC/PKA protein kinase (At least one base has a quality score < 10), translating to MPSLGFLKKKRTREGNSDPSASSPTSPVTPTTSRSKSISKAFHLPRTSRQSTSAPNSQPTNGQNQQQQQQPDQIQEGAVSQSNQSSAPNEQTTAATGGQQQEDMSAINLHQPSYGAGSPMNHDHQNLPSINNLINPPQQQHNAQGNSYNNGQTNPQYLAATIDSHRPQTVSPGTDPAALQQQQQQALPQPSMLPQQQQSQAQQQHQQPSQQFQQQQNQSQNQAQQQQQYQHQPHHQQNASTGSVMRVTKGKYSLGDFDILRTLGTGSFGRVHLVQSKHNQRFYAVKVLKKAQVVKMKQVEHTNDERRMLADVKHPFLITLWGTFQDPKNLYMVMDFVEGGELFSLLRKSGRFPNPVAKFYAAEVTLALEYLHSKNIIYRDLKPENLLLDRHGHLKITDFGFAKRVPDKTWTLCGTPDYLAPEVVSNKGYNKSVDWWSLGILIYEMLCGYTPFWDSGSPMKIYENILKGKVKYPAYVNADAQNLLERLITADLTKRLGNLYGGPDDVKTHPWFAEVTWDRLARKDIDAPYTPPVKAGAGDASQFDRYPEDPEKYGVVTAPDEYGHMFTEF from the exons ATGCCTTCACTGGGGTTTCTCAAGAAAAAGCGGACCAGAGAGGGCAACTCTGACCCTTCTGCTTCAAGTCCAACTAGTCCAGTTACTCCTACCACTTCCAGGTCCAAGTCCATCTCCAAAGCTTTTCACCTGCCTCGAACAAGCAGGCAATCCACCTCAGCACCAAATTCCCAACCAACCAACGgccagaaccagcaacagcagcagcagcccgaCCAGATTCAGGAAGGTGCCGTGTCTCAATCGAATCAATCCTCTGCGCCGAATGAGCAGACGACAGCAGCTACGGGCggacaacaacaagaagatatGAGCGCAATTAACCTCCATCAACCCTCATACGGTGCGGGCAGTCCTATGAATCACGATCATCAAAACCTACCCAGCATCAATAACCTCATCAACCcgccccagcagcagcacaaTGCCCAGGGCAATTCCTACAACAACGGCCAGACCAACCCGCAGTACCTAGCCGCCACGATAGACAGCCATCGACCGCAGACCGTCAGTCCCGGAACTGATCCCGCAGCcctccaacagcagcagcagcaagctctgCCACAGCCAAGTATGCTTccgcaacagcaacagtcGCAGGcgcagcaacaacatcagcagccatctcagcaGTTCCAACAACAGCAGAACCAGAGTCAGAATCAAgcgcaacagcaacaacagtACCAACACCAGCCGCACCATCAACAGAACGCTAGCACTGGTTCAGTCATGCGCGTAACAAAAGGAAAATACTCGTTGGGTGACTTCGATATCTTGAGGACGCTTGGAACTGGTAGCTTCGGTCGAGTACATTTAGTCCAATCGAAGCACAACCAGCGTTTCTATGCGGTCAAGgtgctcaagaaggcccAGGTGGTCAAAATGAAGCAAGTCGAACATACCAATGACGAACGCCGCATGCTAGCTGACGTCAAACACCCTTTCCTTATCACCCTCTGGGGCACGTTCCAGGACCCCAAGAACCTCTACATGGTGATGGATTTTGTTGAAGGTGGAGAGCTGTTTTCACTTCTGAGGAAGTCGGGA CGTTTTCCTAACCCCGTTGCCAAATTCTACGCCGCCGAGGTCACTTTAGCCTTGGAATACCTCCATTCAAAGAACATTATATACCGCGATCTCAAGCCGGAAAATTTGCTGCTCGATCGGCATGGCCATCTGAAGATCACAGATTTCGGTTTCGCGAAGCGTGTGCCTGATAAGACGTGGACTTTGTGTGGCACTCCGGATTACCTAGCGCCTGAAGTGGTCTCTAACAAAGGCTACAACAAATCCGTGGATTG GTGGTCCCTGGGCATCCTGATATACGAAATGCTTTGCGGTTACACCCCCTTCTGGGATAGTGGATCTCCCATGAAGATCTACGAAAACATTCTCAAGGGCAAAGTGAAATATCCGGCATACGTCAACGCGGACGCTCAAAATCTTCTTGAGCGTCTGATCACAGCCGACCTCACAAAGCGATTAGGTAATCTCTACGGAGGCCCAGATGACGTGAAGACCCATCCTTGGTTCGCTGAAGTCACCTGGGATCGATTAGCCAGGAAGGACATTGACGCACCTTACACGCCACCAGTCAAGGCGGGTGCTGGAGACGCCAGTCAATTCGATCGTTACCCTGAAGATCCCGAGAAGTACGGAGTGGTTACGGCACCagatga GTACGGTCACATGTTTACGGAGTTTTAA
- a CDS encoding lectin, mannose-binding 2, which translates to MRLPSLSAALLGALAWTARADDLDDNIRSISLRTHSLTQPYLDSDMQSRWYDFGGDTIIRTDSYIRLTSDRPSQSGWMYSRVPLTATNWQVEVEFKISGKNQLYGDGFAMWITRQRAQQGTVFGGPDNFEGLGVFIDTYKNNRPGVVFPYVMAMYGDGKTSYDKSNDGKHTELAGCSARGIRHASVPTKMRLTYFQDKQLRLELQYKVEDEWQTCFDLEDPPAIPNIAYVGFTAETGELSDNHDIISVAAKNLYTQPGTSNTGKSSGTKNKGRKGTGKTTNGNKQGGSWTWFFTKIILFIIVAGGAYVGYTAYRARAKSHRF; encoded by the exons atgcgGTTGCCCTCACTATCAGCAGCGCTCCTTGGTGCGCTCGCATGGACTGCCCGcgctgatgatcttgatgataaCATCAGGAGTATTTCG CTCAGGACACATTCCTTGACCCAG CCCTACCTGGACTCGGACATGCAAAGCCGCTGGTACGACTTCGGCGGAGATACCATTATTCGAACCGATTC GTATATTCGACTTACTTCGGATCGTCCATCGCAGTCAGGGTGGATGTACTCACGAGTTCCCCTCACCGCGACAAACTGGCAGGTCGAGGTTGAATTCAAGATCTCGGGCAAGAACCAGCTCTATGGAGACGGCTTTGCTATGTGGATTACCCGCCAACGTGCGCAACAGGGTACTGTCTTTGGAGGACCCGATAACTTCGAAGGCCTCGGAGTCTTCATCGACACTTACAAGAACAACCGTCCCGGCGTTGTCTTCCCCTATGTCATGGCCATGTATGGCGATGGCAAGACCTCTTACGACAAATCCAACGATGGAAAGCACACCGAGCTCGCTGGCTGCTCTGCGCGTGGTATTCGACATGCGAGTGTCCCTACCAAGATGCGCCTCACCTACTTCCAGGACAAACAACTCAGGCTGGAGCTCCAGtacaaggttgaggatgagtgGCAGACATGCTTCGACCTCGAGGATCCCCCAGCCATTCCTAACATTGCCTATGTTGGTTTCACTGCTGAGACTGGTGAGCTCAGCGACAACCACGATATCATTTCGGTGGCGGCCAAGAACCTTTACACTCAGCCTGGCACCAGCAACACTGGTAAGTCATCTGGCACTAAGAATAAGGGACGCAAGGGCACCGGTAAGACCACCAACGGAAACAAGCAGGGTGGTAGCTGGACATGGTTCTTTACCAAAATCATACTGTTCATCATTGTTGCTGGCGGTGCTTATGTTGGCTACACTGCCTACCGAGCCAGGGCCAAATCGCACAGGTTCTAG
- a CDS encoding mitochondrial import inner membrane translocase subunit TIM13 gives MDSTQVKAAVIKQVQQEANLVNARTLIEKLQETCFEKCVPKPGTSLSSGETTCMTSCMEKYMAAWNMVNAAYIARLRQESASLQN, from the exons ATGGATTCCACACaagtcaaggctgctgtcaTCAAGCAGGTCCAGCAGGAGGCCAACTTGGTTAACGCCCGTACTCTCATTGAG AAACTCCAAGAGACTTGCTTTGAGAAGTGCGTCCCCAAGCCCGGAACTTCTCTATCGAGCGGCGAGACGACTTGCATGACCAGCTGCATGGAGAAGTACATGGCTGCTTGGAACATGGTCAACGCAGCATACATTGCCCGATTAAGGCAGGAGTCTGCTAGCTTGCAAAATTGA